The following are encoded together in the Trachemys scripta elegans isolate TJP31775 chromosome 7, CAS_Tse_1.0, whole genome shotgun sequence genome:
- the LOC117879752 gene encoding probable protein BRICK1-B: protein MSLQEDPVQREIHQDWANREYIEVITSSIKKIADFLNSFDMSCRSRLATLNEKLTTLERRIEYIEARVTKGETLT from the exons ATGTCGCTGCAAGAGGACCCGGTGCAGCGCGAGATCCACCAGGACTGGGCCAACCGCGAGTACATCGAAGTGATCACCAGCTCCATCAAGAAGATCGCGGATTTCCTCAACTCCTTCG ACATGTCCTGCCGCTCCCGGCTCGCTACCCTTAACGAGAAGCTGACCACGCTGGAGCGACGGATCGAGTACATCGAGGCCAGG GTAACAAAGGGCGAAACTCTAACCTAA